Within Xiphophorus hellerii strain 12219 chromosome 10, Xiphophorus_hellerii-4.1, whole genome shotgun sequence, the genomic segment ACCGTATGGATCACAGTTGGCTGGTTGTTTCTGTAGTCAGCCAGAAACATGCAGGATCTCAGGCCCACACTCAGTTACTTAAATAACAAACCTTTATTATAACACAAAGCTTTATTATAATagcaaaacacaaagttcaGCCTGCAGATGACTGAATTATTTTGCCCTCTGGTCTCAGACTGGAGCCAGATGTTAACCTGGACACTTTTTCAAAGAAGTGCCGATTGGGAAAGAGAATTTCTCACAGAACTACATGAACTCATCCTGTCAGTTTTGGCTTCTTGTTTTTACTAAATGCCAGATAGAAATTTTATGCAACTTTAAGAGACACATTACAGCAGTGGAATTAGATCAtccatgcatttgttttttgcattatataaataaaccaatattaataaaaacatttctagatTGTGCAAAAATGCTGCTGTGGAACAGAATCAGACTACAGCAGTCAACATTCACATGCAGTCTGACTATGAAgctaattaatattaattatgtGAATGAAGTGAATCATCAGGTGGGCAGAATGAGTGTGCAGGCCTGTTGATCCGTTTACATTTTAATGCCAGGAGGAGATACCTAGGAGTCCAGAGCAGCCAAACTGCTCACATAATGTTTGTTACATATACTAAAAACCTATTTGTGAAGTTTGTTAATAAAAGGCTGCAATCAACTCTTGTAAACACAGATCTAACTCGTTATAACCctaaattcagcatttttattctttttcttttgttcttcaggGTGAAATTCAGGTTTAGAATGTCAGAATCCACCAAACGAAGCAATAATGACGTTTATTACTGTATATCATGGTCTGCAGGTTAACACTTTACATCTGTACATAAACTTTGATgggaatgttttaaaatgaggctttttgttttgttttttatgtccATTGCTTCAAGctggatgttgttttttcctccttATTTTCATGGCTTGTAAATCCCTCTGTATATATTCCCctttttgtaaagaaaagattttagcAGCGTCTCTGCTGCTGACAACATGAAGGTGGACTCTGTGATGTGTTCCTCCGTCAGTCTCTGAAATGAATTCATATTCAATAAGAACCCCAGCTGCTGGCTACAGTGTGAAGAGCTTAGTGATTTGTAGTTACATGCGTAAGTATGAAAAATTCAACGTTATAATACTGAATCAAATCAAATGATTATacaatgtttcagatcattaaacaGTGTTTAATACCAGACAAAGATTATCGGAGTAAAcccaaaagtttgttttcagacAGTTTCACTAAGAGGAAAAAGCAGGGCTGCACCAATTTCTATTTTCTGGTCGATCGCCgatcaccaatctttaaaaagcccgACTTGCTGATTCTGATGTtggccaataccaattttttgtctgaaatgttgccaAATAttgcaagaaagtcactgagttggcaacagtggacaactcagacatgacctggtgagTCTGTCAGGTCATGGAATGTgagcaaacatttttagacctttgctgaggaaGATAAGATAATTTGATAAAATCAGCTTCACATGCAAGAACCGACCAATCATCGATCTCCCAAAACTAAGGAAATCAGTGCCGATAAATTGGTGCACCCTACAAATAAGCGATCCAAACCAGCCTGGCCCTCTAGGAAATGAGGATCGTCCCCTTATAAAATCATTAACTAACTGATTAACtacattttttctgtgttgaaaAGCAACAACTGTTTAAAAAGCTTATATTAGCTTGTGGGAAAATTCATTAAAACCTCAGGTTGCAAATGTGGTTTAAATAAGTTAAAGGAACACAAAAAAGCACAGGTGAGCTAGAGGTCACTTCTGTCAGGAGTGGCACATCCAGGGCTGGACTGGGACCGAGAAGCAGCCCTGCATACGAATGATACACAACATACCAGAGAATATAATGTACACACTGtgttgtttcaaaaatgtaaataaagagcAGCATCCTAGATGGAAGAAAGtaaccattttaaaaatgtacacattCTTTCATGACTCCATTTTATCATCTtatctctctcacacacacacagtatatttttctatatttacaaaaacttggcattgacttccattcatttttcattcttttctgcAGCCTAACTCTAAGCTAAACTCAGTTCACATCTTAATCCTAAATTAACCCCAACAGAAAACAGCACTGCTCCTAACGGGGCCCAAAGGTCCCATAAGGAGCAGTCACAAcattgaattttttgtttttttaaatggaccTTACAATGTGTCAAATacaaggccacacacacacacacacacacacactgagtgACTTTGACTAAACAGGAGATACATGGAGATGgatgttaaaaataatgtacTATCCAGCCACAGCGAAGTGATTCACAGATAGTCCAGTGTTCCAACCAGGttactgtttctttttcttttgtttcattcCAATATAAAGAGAAAAAGTACAGCAGAAATATCacattatttttggaaaaaggtTATATTTGTCTGATTTCTGTATATCACATAAAGCAGGTATGGCATTTAGCTACCATTTCAAAACATCACTCATTAGGAGTGTAACTATCGTACTATACTTGACAAGTATGGCTACTTGTCACAGTCATTTGAGTAGAATTTAGACACTGATTTTGAAATATTAGTCATCTGTTGTAGAACCACACGGTTCCTTCAAAGAGAAGTACAAATGATAAATTCATCTTGATTTGCTGGAATGTGAGCAAATCTTTCTTTGGAGTTTCAACTGGAACCTTCCAACCAGCACAGTATAGTCACTATCTGTTGTTGATTAGTTGCTTGGAGACAGAGCTGTAAAAACCAAATCCtaaatgcagtttattttgtgtcttcACTATGTGGAGGAagaatttctgaaaatgtattcattggtcattttttaaaatttcccatatgtctttttttcttgttatattttatttatttttttcaggttttgaatGATTTTCACAGCTTCCCAGTGGTGAACAGTGAATAATCACAGTAAGTATTGAACTTTACATTGGGTACCTTCTCAGATGTAAAGAGGAAGCCTGTATTTGACAGTAAAAACTGATCCGCTTACAGCAGACAGATCTGCTGCTAGAACTCAGGAAGAACAGTAGAGTTCAGTTTGTTAGTTCTAATTTTAGCGGCTTGACCTTTTCTAGCGCTGACACAAACAAAGGTGCACAGACGGTGCTTCATCTATAACAAGCACTGGTCACACAGTGGACACAGAACCGCAGCCTCCCCCGTCTttcacacacacttacacaaaCACAGAAGCATCACTTGTTATGGGAAGGCTTTCTGCCATCTCACCCTCGGAGCCCGGTTCTGTCTCACCACACACACGCTAACTGGGAAATGGCATGTGAACTTTGCCCTGGGTCAGTGTTTGAATGCGAAGATCCCTGTCGCCACAGATGTAATGAGGcgagaaacattcacagagctCCATTATCACTGGACAGCAGTCGCCTCGCCAGGACATACActttcacacacatacacacacacccccccacacacacacacacacacagaactcATGCTTCTGAAGTTTGCTGTGAACTTTCACCTCTACTATCTTGCTACAGATTGTTATCTACACACAGTGATTTTCCATCAGTGAGAATATTGTGATGAGGCTTgaaaattttctttcaaatttagCCTTAAGGCTGGTATTAATCATTAAGCTcaaatttctgtattaaaatgatttttatttattgttctgatGGAAATTTCTAATCTTCAAAATCATGTTTTCATCAGCTGTACACAGACAACCATCAGAATCAGGCTCGAAAACATccgttttttatttaaatcatctCGGCTGTGTTTTACTTAGTGATGGAGGGACTGagataaatgaacttttcaatcaAGAATAATTCAACAATAtcaaaagtttgtgtttgtacttCAACGGAAGCCACCAGTCAGCTGATTTCAGAAGGTTCATCAAGAATCTGTGTCTTCtgaaagaagtttaaaaaaaaaacagatttttttttcatatttgtcgTGAAAATGTTGGATTTAAATCATGTATGCTTTGTTGGTCCTTTAAtaacacacacagagctgtgTCACAAACTTGCATTCCATCCATTGCAGACTGATCATCAGGATTTGTAttaaaagttcagtttattggGCGTGCCATGGtagcgtagtggttagcgcgacccacgtttggaggccttaagTCCTTGacacggccgtcgcgggttcgactcctggacccgacgatatttgtcGCATGTCAATGCGTatcatttcctgtcagcctactttcatataagggatgctagagcccacaaaagaccccctggaggggtaaaaaaaaaaaagttcagtttaaaaaaaaaaagttcagtttattattccaactgtaaaaagacaaaggaaATTCAGCTGATTACTTTGCTACAATCCCACCTACTGaacatgcatgtagcgacagtggaaaggaaaactCCTCCTTAACAGGAAGAAACGTCCAGCAGATTTTCATTCGATGTGAATCAATCACCATCTGAAGTGACCCACTGAGGGTTTGAGAAGActgagcaaacaaaaaaataacacgTATATTTTAAACAACCAAGAAAGTAGCAGAGTGAGAAAGAGAAGTGGGTTTGTCCTGCTGTACCACTCACTTTATCAAAAAGGAAGAGCCCATTAAACCagaatatataaaaagaaactatGAGACTCATTAAGGCGCTGCTTAAAAtcacactaaatatttttataaacaggaaaaaatgttGAGTCTCTGGACCAACACAACAATCTTCACATCTTCCATTCACATGAGACAGCAGTGTTTGTTAGTAGAGAGACATTTGCTGCAGGTTGGCTCCTCCcatcacaaaaacacagcaacaattGCACGCAATGTGTCAGAATACACTCACTGTGATCCTACACAGTGAATGGCAAGATGGAATAAAGGTGTGACCATCACCAAGCGCTGTGTCTGTGAATAGTGTCTGGGTCAGTGGTGGGACCAGGGTCTGCCTGCGGCATTGTTGAAGTAGCTGTTAAAGCCGTTTATTGCCTTGTTAAAGTGTTTGATCTCTATAGTAAAATATAGGCAGCAGCAAACACCTCCAAAGACCCaccgcctcctcctcttcctcctcctcctcctcctcctcctcctcttcctcctcctcttcttcttcctcctcctcctcctcctcctcctcaggaaGCTCAAGCTGCTGGTCTGGACTGAGACTGATGCACAATGATGACCATCTGTGGACATTTGAGGTTTTCCTCTGATCATTGAGATGTTATGATAAACATATTAAACATCTTAAACTTCTGACCCCCAGTCAGATGCAACACTGTCACCACTAGGGCTGAAATAATTAATGAGATTcatttgtgattaattgattattgtaaTAATCATCAGCTAGTTTAGTAATTGGTTAatcattaaagctgcaatatgtaacgtctataaaaactattttctcacatattaaactgtcaccatgttcaGACagaatgagacagataatctgagagaAAGTTGAgttcctcttccttctcccagtgctaactagaaacaaccaatcagagccaggaggagagtcttagtgctgtcaatcacttcTCCATCTGGAGCTGCTCTCTCCCCCTCTTCCTCTCTATGCATCAGCTAGCacagcctgtcatgaatgctcaggatagttagcatagctaccaatgatggcagataaatggtttttctgtAATAGTAAGGTGTTTTCTCCCCCcgtagcacatttagcagcaagtacatgagATTGATCaacagcgctaagacctgcctcctggctcttattggttgtttctggtcaGAGCGGTACATTCTTCAGTCAGTAccagcagctcagggaggaagaggaagatttggatcttttcacagattttctgtctcatagTAAACTGTCAAGACAAGGTGACAGTTTacatgcaaaataattttttagaaaagttccATACTGCACCTTtgattgtattaaaatattcagcCTCAAAAAATGCATTTGCTGAATTGACCTTTTTGTACTTAATTACTGCTATTCAGAGTATATGTTAATCAACATATTTACACttctgtctgtaaatatgttttagccaaaacttcTCAGGTGGCATACTTGTAGCTTCACCAGGTTCAGATTTACTAAGGAAATGCTGTGGCATtgctttttacacaaaaaatgtttatttcttaatttaaaatgtattcaattatttgtttatttgcattcttTAATGCATTTCTGATGTTGAATAAGAAAGGCCTGAATggttaaatggaaaatctgtagaatgtgtcCAACATTGTGCATGGATTACATGGATTAATTCTTAATGCATGTCAGGCTGATAAAAGTACAGTAGTGAGTGCTTGAATCAACATTTGAACATGATGTATCTACTGTCAGGTtgtccttctctctctctgttccaCATTGAATGGCAAGGTGGAACACAGCTGCCACCAGCTGCCCAGTTCTCTCTCCCTGTTTGATGAACAGTGAACTTGGTTGCACACAAGAGTTCATCAAGATGTCAGGGTCACCCGGGGGTCAGCCAGCGTGCGTGCTGGGGGTGGAGTGATATAAACATGCACAAATGGACAGTGGCCGTTTGACACTTGTGCTGACTGAGAGGGGTGctcgggtgtgtgtgtgtgtgtgtgtgtgtgtgtttgtgttttattttgctgcatgttttggCCATAAGGTTAGGTGTGTCTAGAGATAGCAAACACATTGATAACAAATGTCTACGCAAACTTATCATCAAGTATTAACAGCAGCACTCAAATGATTAGTTTCTAATCATTCAATGATTAGTTTCTAATCATTtgaccaaaatttaaaaaaacatctaagtACTTTATGTCTGTCCTGTATACTTTTTAGAAGTCTAAAAAATGAGGGATGTGAAGGCTGTGGAGAGGAACACTTTTATAAACTTgatttgtttgacttttcataGACTGAGCAAAAattctgattcatttttttaaaatgtcacacaatGTTGTCATTATCTGTGCAAGTAAAATGATTTAACACCAATCCCAAACTCTTAAGtcttaattcttttttttttgttctgttaccaaaacaaaaaatcaatcaaGTCAAAGTATTTACAGATTTGTGTTTTGTCACAACTCAACAAGCCGGATCATAACAGGAACAAACAtgttgcatttctgtttttattcagtgcAGTTAGAAATACACAGGGGGGCTGAGGAGACTTTACTGATGAGACGTAAAATACTAAATGAAGCTGATTTCtccagctttatttttgttgaacaaAAATACCTTTTCACGGAACAatgtttttgtggaaatttatatcatattaataaaaatgtatatatacatattaatatacatttaatataaagtataaatataaaatataaatatgattttctatttaatgtataaatgtatttatattcatGAATTCATCCATCCTTTATCTTATACCCTTAGGGGGCTTGTgaagggtgctggtgcctatctgcaGAGGTcaacgggcgagaggcggggtcaccctggacgggtcaccagtctgtcgcagggcaacacagaaacagacaggacaaacacacacactcacatctaaggagaatttagagagtccaattaacctgacagtcatgctTTTGGACTATGGGATgaagccggagaacccagagagaacccaccatgcacagggagaacatgcaaactccatgcagaaagactccgggccgggaatcgaacccaggaccttcttgctgcaaggcaacagtgctaccaactgtagcaactgtgcagccctattaataaattaaattaataaaaatttaatataaatgtatcaatttatattaaatgtataaatttaatataaatagaaaaaaaatcataagataattttattaagtcaaaaacCCTGTCCAGCTCTGTCTCTATGTAAAAACATGATTACTTTATATATAACACCCAGGCAGTAGAAAGAACTGACCACTCTTCAGTCACATTGGAAGCTTTTCCAGCAAGAAGAGTCTGTTTAAGGTCATTCCACAACATTTAAGATGGATTTATGTAcatactttgactagaccactccAAAACTCTTAATGTTTAACTATTCAGAGGTGAACTGGCCAGACTGATTTTCAATATTGTCCTGCTGCAGAATTCAAGTGTTTAGCAGGGAGTCCTGAGAAAGTTGTGGACTTAGCCTGAAATTTGAACTAGGACACCGTACTGCCCCTCCCCACCCTCCACCCTCTCGCTCTCTGCAATCCAAGAACTCCAGTGATTGACAGCTTTCCTGTGACATTATGTTGTTTCTTTACCATTAGTCCAGCTGCAGCAAATCGTCAACCCTGAGCTTGAGAGATGGTACCAGCTGAACGGGGTAGGCTGTGAGCTAAGACCctctgggctctgattggttgtttctgaccaggagcGGTGTCTGTTCCTACAGGTGGCAGTAGAACCACAAGGACAGGCAGAAGATCTTGATTTGtgtcagattatctgtctcatattctACTGGTGTTCTGGGTTGAGTTTAAGATCACAGACTGATGGCTGAACTGAATTCTTCAGGGCTTTCTGGCAGAAAGTAGAATTTTTGATTCCTTCATTCAGGAAAGTTGTAAAACCATCACACTGCCACTACCTTACTTGACGTTGGGCattattctgtttttcaaaaatgctgGTAGTGTTAAACCAAATACATCAGGAAACAGAATGTCTTCCCCAAAGTCTTGGGGATCAGAAGGTGTTTTGGTAAATGCTCTTTTAGTCAGCGCCGGCTCTGGCATTGGAACTCCTCCATGGAGGTTATTTAGTCTCTCGTTGTAACTGTTAAATCATGAAGTGGGACCTCGGTTTAAATGTTGTTCTAGGTGCTTTTGTGAGTGCTTGGATGAGTCTCTGATGAGCTCTTGGAGTCATGTTGGTGGACCAGATGCTCCTGGGAAGGTTCTCCACTGATCCATGTTTGTCAGCAACGTTTCTCTCTGTGGTTTTCTGCTGTTCCAAATGACTGTGGCCGTTTCCAGACTGATACGTGTCACTGACTTAGTTTTTGACATAAGGGCCAATTTGGTTCAGATAGCTTGTATGCTCtaataaataaactacatttcAGTTTACTCAGGTTCTCTTTGCagtacaacaaaaaatgtttgatgatcTAAGATGTAGAagtttagaaacaacaaaaaaagcaaaaacaaaaaatcttttttagaGCAATTTTGACTTTTAGTAGGCTTTAGAGGATTCTAGGCTCAACATTACTTGTGTGGATGTGGGCATCCCCTCCGCCTGTCGGTGTTGACCCAAGTTTgaactcacagagataccatttttataacacacacacacacagagagagagagagagagagagagagcgagagagagagagagagagagagagagagagcagttTAAAGTCTCCTTCCACATTTCAATGGCGTTCAGTTTGATAGAGGTACAGAGTCAAGTAGAGGACTGCGGTCCTTTCCAGTGACACACTATCATTTCCCCATTTATTCATGAGAACTTGCTTGCTAATCTGTGGGTCAATGTCTCAGTAAGATACAAAGGAACTCTGAAATAAGCTtccaaaaaaacccacaaagacTAATTATTTACAAATGCAGTCTGAGTCACAGAGACCCTGTTGAGAGGATTAGAGCCTCATTTTCATTTGGTAAGAAGCTTGTGAATGTGCTTCTTAACACCTTTCTGCTCCTGAATGCAGTTCAGCCTGCAGGCATCACCGCTGGTCCTACAAGTGGCTCCTCAGCTAAGGTAATGAGTTTGTAAACTAGCTGCTTTCACGGCCAACAAAAGAGACGCGCTTCCATTGTCACATGGAATATTTCTCAGTGAAATCCACCGCGGAATGTCCTGCGAGCATTAGGATTAAAGATGTGGCCCTTGAAACAAACGATGTCAGCCAATACAGACTGTAGGCGGCGCCGAGCCGCAGCCACAATTAAAGATGAACTTTGAGTGAACTAATTCATGTGAGGGAGGAGAAGGTGAGGCGAGGCCTATAAAGGGCTGCAGGAGGAGCGGTCAGTCTCACATGTTGATGCCGCTTCACCTGGGCGGACagaccgaaccgaaccgaaccgacaTGGCTCTGAGCACGCTGCTGGCCTCCTTCCTGTGCACCGTGGTGCTGCCCGTCCTGCTCTTCCTGGTGGCGGTTAAGCTGTGGGAGGTTTACATGATCCGCGGCGGAGACCCGAGCTGCCCGAGCCCGCTGCCGCCCGGATCCATGGGCCTCCCGTTCATCGGAGAGACGCTGCAGCTCGTCCTGCAGGTAGAGTCAGTGCAGCCCGGCTGCAATCAACCTAGAATCCTTTGACTGCACTAGTTTCTGCTTCAGCCTTTCTGCCCTGCATGCTGTGATTTATTATATTGTACAATGTGatcaaacagttttgttttggaggtgagtttattttaaaattaagctcgtttatatttttatgattcaTACAGTGACTGTTGCGTAAtttagaaatatgaaaaattggaacTTTTTTTCATATGATAACAAATTTCAGTCAACTTTTTACCAGACAAACTATACTATTATAGTAATTATGCTACTATAAATGTAGCATAATTCAAAATGGCCTCAgtactttaaaaatatctagaaccgtaaaaactgtaaaaataaataataacgtaaaatgaataaataaataaaaatatttttgatccaAAAACCTTCACTAGTTTTAGACCAAACTAAATTTGCATACGTTTCAAGgtaatatttagtattttaagaagaaaaccaataaccatgtttttgtttttttcataagtAGTTCTTGATGAGGAAATCCACCACAAAACTTAAGACAGTTAAGTTTTGCTTCTCCAGTTTTCTCACTGAGCCTGTCTGCGTCCCTGTGGTTGTAGAGGAGAAAGTTTTTGAGGATGAAGCGAGAGAAGTACGGTTACATCTACCGCACTCACCTCTTCGGGAGCCCCACGGTGCGTGTGAGCGGCGCGGAGAACATCAGGCACATCCTGCTGGGGGAGCACAGGCTGGTGTCTGCACAGTGGCCCTCCTCCGTCCGCACCATCCTGGGCGTGGACACGCTGTCCAACATGCACGGCTCCCAGCACAAGACCAAGAAGAAAGTGAGTTCGAAACGTTCCAGTATCCAGAGCGAGTCACGTCTGTTTCCTGTCATTAGAATTCACAAACATTAAAGACAAGTTCATGCGAAGTTCTGTACCTATTACACAATATCACCCTCAAATGAGtaactttatttaataataaacatgtttgtttctatAGAAGCATTTCCAAAATTTAGCAGTTTCTTTTTGAAATCAGCTTTTATAAAAGAGTTTTATTGCCAAAGAATATTAATCATAGAAATTGGTTTCCCATGAGCCAATGTAAAGAAATCTGACCTTTCTGCTGAATTAATGGAGTCTTTCCATTGACCTCAGTGTGTTCAGACTGACTCCTATGTAGAAGTTGAGTTTCATGCACTTGATTCCTGCTGTAGGCCATCCTGAGGGCCTTCTCCAGGGAGGCGCTGGAGCTCTACATCCCTGTCATCCAGGAGGAAGTGCAGACTGCAGTCAAAAGCTGGTTGGTGCAAGACCCCTGTGTGCTGGTCTATCCTGAAATGAAGCGGCTGATGTTCCGCTTAGCCATGAGGATTCTGCTGGGTTTTGACCCGGAGCGGATCCGGACCGATGAGCAGCAGCTGGTGGAAGCATTTGAGGAAATGACCAGAAACCTTTTCTCCCTGCCCATCGACGTCCCGTTCAGTGGGTTGTACAGGGTAAGAGCATCGGATCGACACGGTGAAGATGTGAACTGGCTCATTGTGAAACACTTTCATGTCAGTGAATTGGTGTAAACATGAACCTCAGAACAGTGCGCTTTATTTAACATCCCACCTAGGAGGAGCTAGGACATTTAATCAGCCTGTCCGTTGCAGAAGTTCGTCCTCACTTCTATCTTTGTCCCCTCATCTTGTCCTTTCCTCTTCTGTCCTGTAGGGTCTGAGGGCCAGAAATTTCATCCACTCAAAGATTGAAGAGAACATCAAAATGAAGGTGGAGGAGTCAGACAAAGGGTCAAAACACACAGACGCCCTGCAGCAGCTCATAGACAGCAGCAAGAAGAACGGAGAGCCCTTCAGTATGCAGGTAATGAAGAGGACTATTCAAAGCATTGTTCAGGAAAGACAAATCTCTGGGAACATGTTgtcagagtttttgttttttctcccctGAATCTGAATAATTCAACATGTCTGCCTTCTGTGTCCAGGCCATCAAGGAATCTGCTACAGAGCTTTTGTTTGGCGGCCATGAAACCACGGCCAGCACAGCCACGTCCCTCATCATGTTTCTGGGCCTGAACCCAGAAGTTGTGAACAAACTGAGGCAGGAGTTATGGGACAAGGTAAATGTGCTGTGCTTTCTTTAGCCTCAATATCAGTTAAAGTAGCTTTTTGATTGGCTGAGGCAGTTGTCAGCCAATGCTAATTGATTTACTTTTGCATAACccttaaattatttcaaaaacataatGGTTCATCAGTGGCACCCACTGAGGTGTGGAGTCTAGTTGGCTGAGGGTTTATGTGTGAGCAGAGAGACGACCACACacaattgaaaatgtttaaattagcaGCACCAAATGGTGAATCAAAATAAATGGATTCCTGACATGACTCAAAACCAGAGCTACACCTTCCAATGCTGTTCTGATCTGCAGAGCTCCGAATAAAAAGCTACTCATCCTAGATCTGCATGGATAAAGTTCCACTTAGAACTAAATGAAATAACCTGGGGCTTTTGTGAAATATACATACCTAAAAgaacttctctttttctttgcaaaacaactTCATGCATCAgttctcacatttttttcatattaaagcTGACATATTTCCCCCGTGCTACGATTGTCTTCTTGCTGGCAAGCCGTCTTCTTAACTGATGGTGGACAATGTACATTCACACATGCTAAAATCAATCTATAGAACAATTACAGCATTCGAAGATGAAACGGACCTGGAATGCTTGCAAAGGCGTTAGCATGATTCACTAATACATGCTAATGCATGTATGGCTAACGGTGGAAACCTGAGGAGAAGGGATCAATGTTGACCTATTGAGCTTTACACATCACTTTGGTATCCATCCTGCTTTAAAGTGATTCAGTTATTCcaacaaatgaaatgagaaaTTAGAAGTCAatgttaaaagtaattttttgcaGATGGTCTATGGTAAGACAGCAGGTCACTGAGgtttatttacttgtttaaGACTTTTGAAAATCCATCTTCAGCTCAGCACTAAACCTGGTTGATAGTTGTCATGCACATTGGGATGCATACTGAGTACCTTTGGGtcaaaaattgtaattaaaaattagaaaaaaaatacttttattgatcacaaagataaattaaatgctgtctttaattcaaattctttaaatagttattgtagatagtgatggctgctggcaggaaagatctcatGTAATCATCTGTATTAGAACtaatttttgccaaaaatcaGTCC encodes:
- the cyp26a1 gene encoding cytochrome P450 26A1, yielding MLMPLHLGGQTEPNRTDMALSTLLASFLCTVVLPVLLFLVAVKLWEVYMIRGGDPSCPSPLPPGSMGLPFIGETLQLVLQRRKFLRMKREKYGYIYRTHLFGSPTVRVSGAENIRHILLGEHRLVSAQWPSSVRTILGVDTLSNMHGSQHKTKKKAILRAFSREALELYIPVIQEEVQTAVKSWLVQDPCVLVYPEMKRLMFRLAMRILLGFDPERIRTDEQQLVEAFEEMTRNLFSLPIDVPFSGLYRGLRARNFIHSKIEENIKMKVEESDKGSKHTDALQQLIDSSKKNGEPFSMQAIKESATELLFGGHETTASTATSLIMFLGLNPEVVNKLRQELWDKGENGMDLQSLNIESLEQLKYTSCVIKETLRMNPPVPGGFRVALKTFELNGYQIPKGWNVIYSICDTHDVAEIFPNKDDFQPERFLTQPSADSSRFQYVPFGGGSRMCVGKEFAKVLLKIFLVEVVTKCDWTLLNGPPTIKTGPTVYPVDNLPTKFSSYMKNH